A stretch of the Lolium perenne isolate Kyuss_39 chromosome 3, Kyuss_2.0, whole genome shotgun sequence genome encodes the following:
- the LOC127341055 gene encoding uncharacterized protein — translation MPRSSSTSTGRPILGRAMAILTTLPLTPISKARAARTLLLFKRRRAAAARRLRHYSYAYVGEYQFSPSGSPLLLPRPPGLSAWRSAKQHRTRGGRARAVLASLFCCAGGDALDVAVLDGLPPLRPDPPRAAYGERDDDEVYVCDEEEEEYGEDEEVDSRAERFIERFYQEMRMQETQRLLI, via the coding sequence ATGCCGAGGTCCTCTTCCACCTCCACCGGGCGGCCCATCCTCGGCAGGGCCATGGCCATCCTCACCACGCTCCCGCTCACGCCCATCTCCAAAGCCAGGGCCGCGCGGACCCTGCTCCTCTTCaagcgccgccgcgccgccgccgcccgcaggCTGCGACACTACAGCTACGCGTACGTCGGCGAGTACCAGTTCTCCCCGTCCGGATCCCCGCTGCTCCTCCCGCGCCCGCCGGGCCTCTCCGCCTGGCGCAGCGCGAAGCAGCACCGAACAAGAGGCGGCAGGGCCAGGGCCGTCCTCGCGTCCCTCTTCTGCTgcgccggcggcgacgcgctcgaCGTCGCCGTGCTCGACGGCCTGCCGCCGCTCCGGCCCGACCCGCCGCGCGCCGCGTACGGCGAGCGCGACGACGATGAAGTGTACGTgtgcgacgaggaggaggaagagtacGGCGAGGACGAGGAGGTGGACAGCCGCGCGGAGCGCTTCATCGAGCGCTTCTACCAGGAGATGAGGATGCAGGAGACGCAGCGCCTCCTCATCTAG
- the LOC127341054 gene encoding uncharacterized protein isoform X2 produces MGGGSLAIVEKKPPPPLNAGGCAGGVLFHLLDWHRRLARKRRLFSPRRLLPSAARSSTRRLLPAPPPSPAPPPPPPRPALGMAAGPGVVARLMGLESWPADAALTTAAPPRPQKQRKVDAAPPPPAAVQEDAVSSVVVMLPPSRRPTAPAHSHARSHHSADLPARSPRLVHARLLDRAGPSRGRHALAYACSSPQHRGHAGGTLQDFLSRSDSLAAPPADAERVGSSRWQRMQHSVDTAMGGDAGAGLVMGGTDTIVVPRTDFGDADTSGVDAVRKDCRSGTAGMSSCARVRPSSAGAGARAGEQRLLRKRGTFSRPDVPRSAGSRNLASSTRSIGNAPDLAPGGGSCRRAARNSGPSREPVSSITPQRSTRRHGIDRSGLASTSRNASTASGPRRGSRKKIDHGTRFSSNRDDRNAATFASSSSLRPASRASSFGQVSEKRGFRSTQSGNACSRMPVVDPKCLEAEHRVAGVTSEKEEFSRLLKAKIDELGLSDKVAPSDAHSANLTVSLLQELIAALTDDANTSASQCSNYSDSSAPLNNADTNASASQCSNYSDSSAPLNNADTVCNSNDQSPGFHKCYQGDQETDFTGTNDEPNQPSPTSVLEACFSNDASSLGSPVEKNEDKEFFVSMENKMEDLFNLDSDMVDLAMSIHTTKTDAHGCEEIPHVQSFAAHDFNFLEGRLHIIGEAIANAELLLDSSLFCGTPSTLSLNSFIVEMLETVEGCFCDGSESLGFEEENKYQRTNFLFDCIVESLDSRFRNFGKCGYKAWLRLPLTLNKDLLKRDVSEEISSWMDTGEVPPNRAAEKELDQVAAASRDACQVEAFNISVAIENDILEALVGEFASDQC; encoded by the exons ATGGGCGGCGGCAGCCTGGCCATCGTGGAGaagaagccgccgccgccgctcaacGCCGGGGGGTGCGCGGGCGGGGTGCTCTTCCACCTGCTCGACTGGCACCGCCGCCTCGCCCGCAAGCGCCGCCTCTTctccccgcgccgcctcctcccctcCGCCGCCCGCTCCTCCACCCGCCGGCTCCTCCCGGCCCCGCCGCCTTCCCCCGCCCCGCCACCCCCGCCTCCTCGCCCCGCGCTGGGAATGGCCGCCGGTCCCGGCGTCGTCGCAAGGCTCATGGGCCTCGAGTCCTGGCCCGCCGACGCCGCCCTCACCACCGCCGCGCCGCCCAGGCCGCAGAAGCAGCGCAAGGTGGAcgcggcgccgccaccgccggcggcGGTGCAAGAAGACGCCGTGTCGTCGGTGGTGGTGATGCTGCCGCCGAGCCGGCGCCCAACCGCGCCGGCCCACTCCCACGCGCGGAGCCACCACAGCGCCGACCTGCCGGCGCGGAGCCCCCGCCTCGTGCACGCCAGGCTGCTGGACCGCGCGGGACCCTCCAGGGGCAGGCACGCGCTCGCGTACGCCTGCTCCTCGCCGCAGCACCGCGGCCACGCCGGCGGCACGCTCCAGGACTTCCTCTCCCGGTCCGACAGCCTGGCCGCTCCCCCGGCGGACGCGGAACGGGTCGGTTCTTCCCGGTGGCAGCGGATGCAGCACTCCGTTGACACCGCCATGGGCGGCGATGCTGGTGCTGGCTTGGTGATGGGTGGTACTGATACGATTGTGGTGCCAAGAACTGATTTTGGTGATGCAGACACTTCTGGTGTGGATGCAGTGCGCAAGGATTGTAGATCAGGAACTGCAGGAATGAGCAGCTGTGCCCGGGTCAGACCGAGCAGTGCCGGCGCCGGCGCAAGGGCTGGAGAACAGAGGCTGTTGCGCAAGCGGGGAACCTTCTCTAGGCCGGATGTTCCGAGGAGTGCTGGATCCAGGAACTTGGCTAGTTCAACGCGTTCGATTGGCAATGCTCCTGACCTCGcacctggtggtggtagctgtaggAGGGCAGCACGCAATTCCGGTCCAAGCAGGGAGCCGGTGAGTTCGATCACTCCCCAAAGAAGCACTCGCAGACACGGGATCGATCGTAGCGGGCTGGCGTCCACGAGCAGGAATGCAAGCACGGCGTCTGGGCCGAGAAGAGGATCACGCAAGAAAATCGACCATGGTACGAGATTCAGTAGTAACAGGGATGACCGTAATGCAGCTACATTTGCCTCTAGCTCATCCCTGAGACCGGCGTCCAGGGCTTCGTCATTCGGCCAAGTTTCAGAGAAGAGAGGGTTCCGAAGCACGCAATCTGGTAACGCTTGTTCAAGAATGCCAGTAGTGGATCCCAAATGTTTGGAAGCTGAACATCGTGTTGCAGGCGTTACATCTGAGAAAGAGGAGTTTAGCAGGCTGCTGAAAGCGAAAATCGATGAGCTTGGCCTGTCTGATAAGGTTGCACCAAGTGATGCTCATTCGGCAAACTTGACCGTGTCGTTGCTCCAGGAGCTCATCGCTGCCCTTACTGATGATGCAAACACCTCGGCCTCTCAATGCAGTAACTATTCCGATTCATCTGCTCCTCTAAATAATGCTGACACAAACGCTTCAGCCTCTCAATGCAGTAACTATTCAGATTCATCAGCTCCTCTGAATAATGCTGACACTGTATGCAATTCCAATGATCAATCGCCTGGATTTCACAAGTGTTATCAG GGTGACCAAGAGACTGATTTTACGGGCACGAATGATGAACCCAATCAGCCAAGTCCAACATCAGTCCTCGAAGCATGCTTCTCAAATGATGCTTCCTCCTTAGGCAGTCCAGTTGAAAAGAATG AAGATaaagaattttttgtttcaatggaGAACAAGATGGAAGACCTCTTCAATTTGGACTCTGACATGGTGGATTTGGCCATGTccattcacacaacaaagactgaTGCTCATGGCTGTGAAGAAATACCACATGTTCAGAGTTTTGCGGCGCACGACTTTAACTTCTTAGAAGGGAGGCTCCACATCATTGGAGAGGCTATTGCAAACGCCGAACTGCTTCTGGACAGTAGCCTCTTCTGCGGCACACCATCAACTCTGTCACTCAACTCTTTCATCGTCGAAATGCTGGAAACTGTCGAGGGTTGCTTCTGCGACGGATCGGAGAGCCTAGGTTTCGAGGAAGAGAACAAGTACCAGCGCACCAACTTCCTGTTCGACTGCATCGTCGAGTCGCTGGATTCAAGGTTCCGCAACTTCGGCAAATGTGGGTACAAGGCGTGGCTGAGGCTCCCTCTCACTCTGAACAAGGACCTGCTGAAGAGGGACGTATCCGAGGAGATCAGCAGCTGGATGGACACCGGCGAGGTTCCTCCGAACCGAGCCGCCGAGAAAGAGCTGGACCAAGTGGCTGCTGCCAGCCGGGACGCATGCCAGGTGGAAGCGTTCAACATCAGCGTGGCGATCGAGAACGACATACTCGAGGCCCTTGTCGGTGAGTTTGCATCTGACCAATGCTGA
- the LOC127341054 gene encoding uncharacterized protein isoform X1 produces the protein MGGGSLAIVEKKPPPPLNAGGCAGGVLFHLLDWHRRLARKRRLFSPRRLLPSAARSSTRRLLPAPPPSPAPPPPPPRPALGMAAGPGVVARLMGLESWPADAALTTAAPPRPQKQRKVDAAPPPPAAVQEDAVSSVVVMLPPSRRPTAPAHSHARSHHSADLPARSPRLVHARLLDRAGPSRGRHALAYACSSPQHRGHAGGTLQDFLSRSDSLAAPPADAERVGSSRWQRMQHSVDTAMGGDAGAGLVMGGTDTIVVPRTDFGDADTSGVDAVRKDCRSGTAGMSSCARVRPSSAGAGARAGEQRLLRKRGTFSRPDVPRSAGSRNLASSTRSIGNAPDLAPGGGSCRRAARNSGPSREPVSSITPQRSTRRHGIDRSGLASTSRNASTASGPRRGSRKKIDHGTRFSSNRDDRNAATFASSSSLRPASRASSFGQVSEKRGFRSTQSGNACSRMPVVDPKCLEAEHRVAGVTSEKEEFSRLLKAKIDELGLSDKVAPSDAHSANLTVSLLQELIAALTDDANTSASQCSNYSDSSAPLNNADTNASASQCSNYSDSSAPLNNADTVCNSNDQSPGFHKCYQFQGDQETDFTGTNDEPNQPSPTSVLEACFSNDASSLGSPVEKNEDKEFFVSMENKMEDLFNLDSDMVDLAMSIHTTKTDAHGCEEIPHVQSFAAHDFNFLEGRLHIIGEAIANAELLLDSSLFCGTPSTLSLNSFIVEMLETVEGCFCDGSESLGFEEENKYQRTNFLFDCIVESLDSRFRNFGKCGYKAWLRLPLTLNKDLLKRDVSEEISSWMDTGEVPPNRAAEKELDQVAAASRDACQVEAFNISVAIENDILEALVGEFASDQC, from the exons ATGGGCGGCGGCAGCCTGGCCATCGTGGAGaagaagccgccgccgccgctcaacGCCGGGGGGTGCGCGGGCGGGGTGCTCTTCCACCTGCTCGACTGGCACCGCCGCCTCGCCCGCAAGCGCCGCCTCTTctccccgcgccgcctcctcccctcCGCCGCCCGCTCCTCCACCCGCCGGCTCCTCCCGGCCCCGCCGCCTTCCCCCGCCCCGCCACCCCCGCCTCCTCGCCCCGCGCTGGGAATGGCCGCCGGTCCCGGCGTCGTCGCAAGGCTCATGGGCCTCGAGTCCTGGCCCGCCGACGCCGCCCTCACCACCGCCGCGCCGCCCAGGCCGCAGAAGCAGCGCAAGGTGGAcgcggcgccgccaccgccggcggcGGTGCAAGAAGACGCCGTGTCGTCGGTGGTGGTGATGCTGCCGCCGAGCCGGCGCCCAACCGCGCCGGCCCACTCCCACGCGCGGAGCCACCACAGCGCCGACCTGCCGGCGCGGAGCCCCCGCCTCGTGCACGCCAGGCTGCTGGACCGCGCGGGACCCTCCAGGGGCAGGCACGCGCTCGCGTACGCCTGCTCCTCGCCGCAGCACCGCGGCCACGCCGGCGGCACGCTCCAGGACTTCCTCTCCCGGTCCGACAGCCTGGCCGCTCCCCCGGCGGACGCGGAACGGGTCGGTTCTTCCCGGTGGCAGCGGATGCAGCACTCCGTTGACACCGCCATGGGCGGCGATGCTGGTGCTGGCTTGGTGATGGGTGGTACTGATACGATTGTGGTGCCAAGAACTGATTTTGGTGATGCAGACACTTCTGGTGTGGATGCAGTGCGCAAGGATTGTAGATCAGGAACTGCAGGAATGAGCAGCTGTGCCCGGGTCAGACCGAGCAGTGCCGGCGCCGGCGCAAGGGCTGGAGAACAGAGGCTGTTGCGCAAGCGGGGAACCTTCTCTAGGCCGGATGTTCCGAGGAGTGCTGGATCCAGGAACTTGGCTAGTTCAACGCGTTCGATTGGCAATGCTCCTGACCTCGcacctggtggtggtagctgtaggAGGGCAGCACGCAATTCCGGTCCAAGCAGGGAGCCGGTGAGTTCGATCACTCCCCAAAGAAGCACTCGCAGACACGGGATCGATCGTAGCGGGCTGGCGTCCACGAGCAGGAATGCAAGCACGGCGTCTGGGCCGAGAAGAGGATCACGCAAGAAAATCGACCATGGTACGAGATTCAGTAGTAACAGGGATGACCGTAATGCAGCTACATTTGCCTCTAGCTCATCCCTGAGACCGGCGTCCAGGGCTTCGTCATTCGGCCAAGTTTCAGAGAAGAGAGGGTTCCGAAGCACGCAATCTGGTAACGCTTGTTCAAGAATGCCAGTAGTGGATCCCAAATGTTTGGAAGCTGAACATCGTGTTGCAGGCGTTACATCTGAGAAAGAGGAGTTTAGCAGGCTGCTGAAAGCGAAAATCGATGAGCTTGGCCTGTCTGATAAGGTTGCACCAAGTGATGCTCATTCGGCAAACTTGACCGTGTCGTTGCTCCAGGAGCTCATCGCTGCCCTTACTGATGATGCAAACACCTCGGCCTCTCAATGCAGTAACTATTCCGATTCATCTGCTCCTCTAAATAATGCTGACACAAACGCTTCAGCCTCTCAATGCAGTAACTATTCAGATTCATCAGCTCCTCTGAATAATGCTGACACTGTATGCAATTCCAATGATCAATCGCCTGGATTTCACAAGTGTTATCAG TTCCAGGGTGACCAAGAGACTGATTTTACGGGCACGAATGATGAACCCAATCAGCCAAGTCCAACATCAGTCCTCGAAGCATGCTTCTCAAATGATGCTTCCTCCTTAGGCAGTCCAGTTGAAAAGAATG AAGATaaagaattttttgtttcaatggaGAACAAGATGGAAGACCTCTTCAATTTGGACTCTGACATGGTGGATTTGGCCATGTccattcacacaacaaagactgaTGCTCATGGCTGTGAAGAAATACCACATGTTCAGAGTTTTGCGGCGCACGACTTTAACTTCTTAGAAGGGAGGCTCCACATCATTGGAGAGGCTATTGCAAACGCCGAACTGCTTCTGGACAGTAGCCTCTTCTGCGGCACACCATCAACTCTGTCACTCAACTCTTTCATCGTCGAAATGCTGGAAACTGTCGAGGGTTGCTTCTGCGACGGATCGGAGAGCCTAGGTTTCGAGGAAGAGAACAAGTACCAGCGCACCAACTTCCTGTTCGACTGCATCGTCGAGTCGCTGGATTCAAGGTTCCGCAACTTCGGCAAATGTGGGTACAAGGCGTGGCTGAGGCTCCCTCTCACTCTGAACAAGGACCTGCTGAAGAGGGACGTATCCGAGGAGATCAGCAGCTGGATGGACACCGGCGAGGTTCCTCCGAACCGAGCCGCCGAGAAAGAGCTGGACCAAGTGGCTGCTGCCAGCCGGGACGCATGCCAGGTGGAAGCGTTCAACATCAGCGTGGCGATCGAGAACGACATACTCGAGGCCCTTGTCGGTGAGTTTGCATCTGACCAATGCTGA